Within the Candidatus Thermoplasmatota archaeon genome, the region TGGTTTTGTTGAAAAAATCTGTAAAAAAGCTTGTTGAATTATGATTTTTTCTGTTTGCTGTGCGTGATTCTCACAGCAAAATGAGACGTTATGCTGAATTTATGGATTCATTTCGGGATGTAGCCTGATCTGAAAGATGTTCACAGCGACAGAGAGCAAGGTCTTAAAACGCTCCCTTTATTTTTTGGAAAGAAAAGATTTTTACTCTTTTTGCATGGTATTAATGTGGTTTTGTTGATGCTTATGGTGTTTGCATGTTGTTATGGTTTAACCTCAAGGTATGTTCTTCTTTTTTCCATATTTGTCTTTATGTATCATTTTTATTATATACAAAAAGCATACAATCTCAAAGCAAATTTCCAATTTCTATCTAGTGTTGTAGCTGATGGAGAATTTATTTTTTGGCCGGTTATATTAACGATTGGTTCTTTCTTAACACTATAAAAAACCAAGGATGTGATTTACGTATTGCGCTTGTGTGGTTTTTTTGCTTCGATTTTGATGCTGATAACATTTGAGGCTAACATTTTTTGTTGTTCTTCAGAAAAATGTTCTTTGTTGAGTGCTGCCTGTACGGTTTCATCCTGGAGGATAAAATCAATTGGATATTTAGTTTCGTCAACAACAGTAACATCTTTAAAACCTGCTTTCTGAATAAGTTTAATATATGTTTTTTTGAGTTCTGCTCCTGAGACGCAACCAACATACGCAGTGACAGATTTTTGTAGTGCCTCTGGAAGTTGTCCGAGTAATACGATATCAGAGATCATAAGTCGTCCACCTGGTTTTAACACCCGAAATGCTTCTTGAAAAACAGTTTTTTTGTCAGGTGATAAATTAATCACGCAATTGGATAGTATTACATCAATGCTGTTATCAGCAATAGGGAGATGTTCGATTTCTCCAAGTCGGAACTCGACATTCGTATATCCGCCTTTTTGTGCGTTTGCTCGTGCTTTTTCAAGCATTTCTGGTGTCATATCAACACCGATTACTCTACCGGTTGGCCCTACTCTTTGTGCTGCGAGAAAACAATCAAAACCTGCACCAGATCCAAGATCAAGAACAATTTCTCCTTTTTTGAGTGACGCTACTGCAACAGGATTACCGCAGCCTAGGCCAAGGTTTGCACCCTCGGGAACTGCTTTGATATCCTCATCGGAATAACCAACCTTTTTACCCATGTGTTCAGCTTGTTGTGATCCTCCACAGCATGAAGAAAAATTTGGTCCGCACCCGCAGGTTTTTTGTGTTGCTATTTCGGCATATTCTTTTCGAACTATTTTTCGTATGTCGTGGTCTTTCATCATTTGAAAATAGTAAAGGAGTATATTAGTTTTGATTATGGTTCTTTTTAAGCAGAAAAACAGTAATTAACATGGGGTAACAACGTATTTGTTCACTTGTTAATATACACAATACTTGAACCATCACAACGTATATATTCAAGAAGAAAGGCAATATCTGGTTCGGTTTCTGCTCGTAGAACATCCTGTTTAAGATTTTTAAGATTGGCAATCGAGGAAAAATATTTCGGGAGGATCTTGCGCATGTGAAGAACACCACGTCGTTCACCGTAGTAATCACAAAGCTCCTGAAGATGCCACAAGCAGATTTTTTTCTTATCCTGGAACGTTGGTGGTCGATATGGTTTCTGTTCAATAGCATTAAGGATCTCTGGGATAATCCATGGGTTTCCAATAAGACCTCTGCCAGGCATAACCGCACATGCCCTGGTGTATTTGAGAACGTACTCTGCATCTGCACCGGTGAAAATACCTCCGTTTGCAATCACCGGAATTGAAACTTTTTCTACGACGTTGTTGATGCTGGTGTAGTCAGGGGTTGTAGCAAATTTTTTTTCACCACTTCGTGCATGAATTGTAATTGCTGCTGCTCCTGCATCTTCAAGTTTTTGTGCTAGCGAGTGAATGGTTATGTTGTTTTTTGTTATTCCGAGTCGTAGTTTTACAGTGACTGGTAGATCAACCGTGTTTGTGACTGTTCGAACAACGGCATATGCTTGTTGTTCATGCGCCATAAGTGCAACTCCTTCCCCTCGGCTGGTGACCTTTTTTACGGTACATCCCATGTTGATATCAATATAATCAAATCCTTGATCTTGCAAAACATGTGCTGCATCTGCCATGATTTTTGGATCTCTGCCAAGCAGTTGAACACCGTGCAGATGCGTACCCGGCGTTTTTTGTATCATGTGCAGTGTGCGTTTGTTGTTTTTTACAAGTGCTTGTGCATTGATCATTTCAGTCATGAGAAACGGTGGATGAAAATCTGAGAGAATAACCCGATAGGGATAGTCAGTGTAACCGGTGAGCGGGGGAAGCATAAGATGCGTGGTTTGTAAACGCTTGTGAAAGACAGAGTCGCGCATAGAACCAAAACTCATCCTGAGAATTCTAAGGTTGTTTTCTTGATTCTTACGTTATTGATCATGGTGCAGGAATCCATACTGTTCAATCTCATAGCTATGTTGTGGACGTGTAAACGCGGTGAGTGCACGTTGTACAAACTGACCGCAGTTGCTCCCAATCTTATTTTCCTCGAGTTCACCAATGCTAAGAATCACATCATAACCATGTTTTTTAAAATCAGCAAGAAGCGTATCTGCAGATTGGATATTGGTCGGATTGATCGCTGAGATCAAATGCTGTTCATGGGATCTCACCGTTGGGTTAACCGGAGTAAGTTTGATGAGAAAATATGCTGGATCAAAAAATTCTGCGAGTTTTTCAACATCAATCTGATATCCTTGAACTGGTGCGAAATTCAAGGTAATTTTTTTATCCATGTGTTCAGGATGTGAAAACTTTTTCCCGTATGTAGCGATTTCTGTAAACGACCATTTTTTAACGGGTATAAGTCGGTTTCTTGCAAGTTCATCGGTTGTGTGAATTGAGAATTGAAGTTGAAATCTGCCCTCAGTGTAGTACGTATCTTTTATGGCTCGAAGTTGATCGAAGAAACGAAGAACGCGAGGTGTTTGCGGTGCAACAGTGGAAAGAGAAATATGGAGTTGCTCCTGAGGATAATACGTTGGAAGTCTCTTGAGAACTTCTAGAACTGCAGGATTAAGTGATGGTTCTCCCATGCGGGCAAATTGAATTTTGAATTTTTCTGTGGTCGGTCTGCCCGTCGGATACCGTTTTACGACAAGATAGTTAATTTGTGCAAGGATTTCATCAGCGGTGAGAAGATCAGCAAAATCACCCCCTGCATCACACATTTGACATTGAATTGGACAACCGATCATTGATGAAACAATAAGAACCCATTTTTTCTCTCGAGGATACGGGGGTTGAATGGATTCAACGAACTCAATCAGATGTTGTTGTGACACCGCTGTATAAGTTGTTGATCCTCGAATTTGAGCAACATAGACTTTTGCCAGATCCTCTCTACCATATTCAGCAATAATGTTCATCAACATCCCTTCCGTGTATCGAGATATTCTAGGGCATGCATTGCTGCATGAATCCCATCGCCAACCGCAATTCCAACTTGTCGATGAGTCATCCGGGCAACATCACCTGCAACATACAAACCAGAAATCGTAGTTGCTGGAAATGCCGAAGTGATTTGGAATGCGGTTTGGAGTTCTGACGTAAGAAATCCGCTATTTGGTATTCTTCCATATGCAACAACAATGAAATCAGCAACAAAATCAAAGGTTTTATGTTGATGAGTACATGTGAGAATGAGTTCATGATTTTGAACGAGTATTTCTTGTGGTTGATGTTTGGTAAACAGAGGAATACCTTTTTCACAAACTCGTTGTTGAAGGATACCGAGAGCTTTTGGTTCTGACCGCAGAAGTAACGACACCTGAGCACCAGCTTCATACAGTGAAAGGCTGTAATCAAAGGCTGCATCGCCACCGCCAAGAACGAGGATACGTTTCTTTGTAAGGTTGTTATTTTTGAGAAGGAAGTAAACGTCATAGAACAGCTTGGTTCCTTCAAGGTTTTCTGATCCTGGAATTGTGATTTTTTTAGGTATCGTTCCTGAAGCAAGGATGACAACATCAGCGGTATAGTGAGTTGTCTTCGTTTGGATGGAGAAATGATCATTTAACTTGCTGATACAGCACACCTCTGCAGGATGAAGAGTACCACCGATTCGAATGAATTGTTGTAGAAATAAATCGACAAGTTCAGAACCTTTGATGCCGTATGGAAAACCGAGGTAGTTTTCAACGCTGTGCGCGTTCAGAAGAAGGCCACCAGGTATGTTTTTTTCAAAAACTAATGGGTGACGTCCTGCTCTGACAAGATAGGTTGCAGCAGCAAGACCTGCAGGCCCAGCACCGATAATACTTACTTGGTGATGTTTGTGCATTTGAGAACCTCATGTGTTGTGATCATGGTTGCACAAGCATCAGATAGTGTTAGGATGCTTGCGGTATGAAATTGTTGATCATCTGAGGCAGTGGCATCGGTGACAAAAAAAACATCATATCCATGCATAAATGCATCACGTGCAGTCGTATCACAGCACAGATGCGTCAAAACCCCAGTGATAACAACCGCGGTACTCTTCTGCTGTTGTAACTGGTGATCGAGAGATGTATGAAAAAAAGCACTGTATTGCGTTTTTCGAAGAACAATATCGTGTTTTTCAGGTTTTAGTTCATCAATGATCTGAGAGAAAGGGTGATCATCGTATAGCACATCATGCCACCATCGCCCCATAGTTCCTGGTGATTCAGAATGAAGAAGAGCGTATCTGGTATAGATAACTGGGAGATTGTGTTTTTTATACCAGAGAATAAGCTTTTGAATATTTGGTATAATTTTTTGTGCATCGGGAAAATATGCATGTGATTGTGGATTGCAAAAGAAGTGTTGCATATCAATGACAAGTAATGCTGAATGTTTCAAGCATGTCGGCTGGAAGTTTTTTGCAGGTATCATCTGCATGGTCGTTGTCTCTACCATACCTTCTATCCTCAATGACGTGTGATTTTCGGATTCGTTTCCTGGTTTTTCGGAGGCTGGAAACGAGAAAAAACAATGCCTCAGAATACACTAGCGAAATACATAGGATGATAAAAAATTAATTGAGGATATCTTCTTGGTGACATGGTCGTCGTCGGATGAGTTTAATCCAGAGAACACTCCCAAGACCGATAAGGAACACAATGACCAGATCAAGAACAGCTATCTCGGTAAAACGAAAGAGTTCTCGAAGAGAAGGTATACCAAGAATGAAAAATAAACTTGCAAATGCGCCAACGATTACGAGCCAGAATGCTTTGTTATGAGTTTTTATTGTTGTTCGAAGTGTTTGGGACCATGAAAGATTAACAACGATTAACATGACATTTGCAACAACAAGGGTGATGAAGGTGAGGGTACGAGCTTGATTTTCACTATATCCTGCAGCGGCTATCGACCAGATATACACTACGAGCACGGCAAGAAAAACACTTAAACCTTGAAGCGTGCTCCAGAATACATCTTTTCTACCGAACATCTTTTCTTTGATGTTTCGTGGTTGTTTGTGCATGATGTTTTTTTCCTCAGGTTCAGCCTCAAAAACGACAGAACACGCCGGATCAATGATGAGCTCAAGAAAAGCTATATGAACGGGGAGCAACATGAGCGGCATTTTCATGAGAATAGGTGCAATAACCATGCCTGCAATCGGAATATGTACTGAAAAGATATAGCTGATAGATTTTTTGAGATTGTCAAAGATTTTTCTTCCCATGCGAACAGCGCGAACAATCAAAGAAAAATCATCGGTGAGGATGACGAGATCTGATGCTTCTCGAGCAACATCAGTTCCGCGATGTCCCATCGCAATACCGATATGAGCTGATTTTAATGCAGGAGCATCGTTCACACCATCTCCAGTCATTGCAACAATGTCACCGTTTGCTTTGAGCGCTTCGACGATTCTGAGTTTCTGCTCAGGGACAACCCGAGCAAAAATATTGACCGTTGTAATGTGTTCTTGGAGCTCCTGGAACGAGAGGTTTCGAAGTTGTTCCCCGGTAATCACCTGATCAGAGTTGCGCAATCCAATCTGCCGAGCGATATGTTGAGCAGTACCTGGGTAATCACCTGTGATCATAATCACTCGTATTCCTGCAGTGTAGCATTCTTTGATTGCATGAGCAACAGTTGGTCGCACCGGGTCGATAAAGCCAAGGAGGCCAAGGAAACGAAAGGCAAAATCATGCTGTTTGTCAGGAAGTTCATCTTCTCGAAAGATTGCCTGCGCAACACCAAGAACACGTAAACCGTGCTCAGCCATTAGCTGAACCTGACCCATGAGTTCTTGTTTTTGTTCTGCAGAGAGATGACACAGATCAATGATTGCCTCTGGAGATCCTTTTGCTGCGATGGTATAGTGTCGTTTGTCTGAAGATTGCCAGACGTGAGAAAGGGCAAGCAGATGTTGTGAGAGGGGGTATTCCCGCACGAGAATCCAGTTTTGATGAATGTGTTCTGTATTTGATAAAAATCTTTCTGTGGCTGCTTTGATTTCTTTTTCTAAAGGATCGAACGGATCTTTCTGACTGGTAAGATATCCGTATTCAAATAAATCATGAAATGATTCCGGGAGCTGATCAGTAGTGTTCTGGTTAAAAGTATACATCGACCCGTGACAATACGCATGGCTCAGAATCATTTTGTTTTCTGTTAATGTCCCTGTTTTATCGACACAGAGAACTGTTGCTGATCCAAGCATTTCGATTGCCTGAGGGGTTCTCGTCAACACCTGTTGTTTTGACATTCGCCATGCACCAAGGCTGAGAAAAACGAGAAGAACGACCGAGAATTCTTCGGGAAGGAGCGCCATGCTCAAACTCAGCCCTGCGAGAAAACCTTCAATCCAGTTACCCCATGTTAATCCATACAGGATGATGACAAGAATGCAGAGTACTGCTCCAAAGAGTGTAATTGTGGTAATGATGTGGGTTGTTTCTTGTTTGATATGTGTTTCTTCCGGAGTTATTTCTTCAAGTGTTTTGCCGATTTTTCCCATTTCTGTGGCGAGACCAATAGCAGTGACCTGGGCGATGCCATGTCCTTGGACAACAAGTGTCCCTGAATAGACATAGGGTTGTTCGTCTCCACCTGGTTGCGTTGGCTGCTTATGCTCAGTCCAGGTGCATTTTCGAACAGGGATTGACTCACCGGTGAGTAATGATTCGTCAATGGTGAGATTTGAACAGTACATAAGTTGTGCATCTGCAGGTACCCGATCTCCTTCTCGAAGGATGAGGATATCTCCCCTGACGATTTCTCGACCAGGGATTCTTTTCTGTTGTCCGTTTCTGATGACAAGGGCTCGAGGGCTTGCAAGGTTTTTTAAAGCTTCTAACGCTCGTTTGGTTTTCCGTTGCTGATAAAACGTGATGCCGATGACAAGAAGAACGAAGAAGAGAAGCATAAGCGCATCTTCTTTTTCACCGATGAAA harbors:
- a CDS encoding cation-translocating P-type ATPase — protein: MTAEQNPLSSPPFFHDLKTSLGSELQGLSEQEAAKRLQQEGYNELPAQQQQHIITIFLSVLLEPMLLLLVIAGIIYLFIGEKEDALMLLFFVLLVIGITFYQQRKTKRALEALKNLASPRALVIRNGQQKRIPGREIVRGDILILREGDRVPADAQLMYCSNLTIDESLLTGESIPVRKCTWTEHKQPTQPGGDEQPYVYSGTLVVQGHGIAQVTAIGLATEMGKIGKTLEEITPEETHIKQETTHIITTITLFGAVLCILVIILYGLTWGNWIEGFLAGLSLSMALLPEEFSVVLLVFLSLGAWRMSKQQVLTRTPQAIEMLGSATVLCVDKTGTLTENKMILSHAYCHGSMYTFNQNTTDQLPESFHDLFEYGYLTSQKDPFDPLEKEIKAATERFLSNTEHIHQNWILVREYPLSQHLLALSHVWQSSDKRHYTIAAKGSPEAIIDLCHLSAEQKQELMGQVQLMAEHGLRVLGVAQAIFREDELPDKQHDFAFRFLGLLGFIDPVRPTVAHAIKECYTAGIRVIMITGDYPGTAQHIARQIGLRNSDQVITGEQLRNLSFQELQEHITTVNIFARVVPEQKLRIVEALKANGDIVAMTGDGVNDAPALKSAHIGIAMGHRGTDVAREASDLVILTDDFSLIVRAVRMGRKIFDNLKKSISYIFSVHIPIAGMVIAPILMKMPLMLLPVHIAFLELIIDPACSVVFEAEPEEKNIMHKQPRNIKEKMFGRKDVFWSTLQGLSVFLAVLVVYIWSIAAAGYSENQARTLTFITLVVANVMLIVVNLSWSQTLRTTIKTHNKAFWLVIVGAFASLFFILGIPSLRELFRFTEIAVLDLVIVFLIGLGSVLWIKLIRRRPCHQEDILN
- a CDS encoding radical SAM protein — encoded protein: MNIIAEYGREDLAKVYVAQIRGSTTYTAVSQQHLIEFVESIQPPYPREKKWVLIVSSMIGCPIQCQMCDAGGDFADLLTADEILAQINYLVVKRYPTGRPTTEKFKIQFARMGEPSLNPAVLEVLKRLPTYYPQEQLHISLSTVAPQTPRVLRFFDQLRAIKDTYYTEGRFQLQFSIHTTDELARNRLIPVKKWSFTEIATYGKKFSHPEHMDKKITLNFAPVQGYQIDVEKLAEFFDPAYFLIKLTPVNPTVRSHEQHLISAINPTNIQSADTLLADFKKHGYDVILSIGELEENKIGSNCGQFVQRALTAFTRPQHSYEIEQYGFLHHDQ
- a CDS encoding isochorismatase family cysteine hydrolase gives rise to the protein MVETTTMQMIPAKNFQPTCLKHSALLVIDMQHFFCNPQSHAYFPDAQKIIPNIQKLILWYKKHNLPVIYTRYALLHSESPGTMGRWWHDVLYDDHPFSQIIDELKPEKHDIVLRKTQYSAFFHTSLDHQLQQQKSTAVVITGVLTHLCCDTTARDAFMHGYDVFFVTDATASDDQQFHTASILTLSDACATMITTHEVLKCTNITK
- a CDS encoding arsenite methyltransferase, whose translation is MMKDHDIRKIVRKEYAEIATQKTCGCGPNFSSCCGGSQQAEHMGKKVGYSDEDIKAVPEGANLGLGCGNPVAVASLKKGEIVLDLGSGAGFDCFLAAQRVGPTGRVIGVDMTPEMLEKARANAQKGGYTNVEFRLGEIEHLPIADNSIDVILSNCVINLSPDKKTVFQEAFRVLKPGGRLMISDIVLLGQLPEALQKSVTAYVGCVSGAELKKTYIKLIQKAGFKDVTVVDETKYPIDFILQDETVQAALNKEHFSEEQQKMLASNVISIKIEAKKPHKRNT
- the dusB gene encoding tRNA dihydrouridine synthase DusB, whose product is MRDSVFHKRLQTTHLMLPPLTGYTDYPYRVILSDFHPPFLMTEMINAQALVKNNKRTLHMIQKTPGTHLHGVQLLGRDPKIMADAAHVLQDQGFDYIDINMGCTVKKVTSRGEGVALMAHEQQAYAVVRTVTNTVDLPVTVKLRLGITKNNITIHSLAQKLEDAGAAAITIHARSGEKKFATTPDYTSINNVVEKVSIPVIANGGIFTGADAEYVLKYTRACAVMPGRGLIGNPWIIPEILNAIEQKPYRPPTFQDKKKICLWHLQELCDYYGERRGVLHMRKILPKYFSSIANLKNLKQDVLRAETEPDIAFLLEYIRCDGSSIVYINK
- a CDS encoding NAD(P)/FAD-dependent oxidoreductase, with translation MHKHHQVSIIGAGPAGLAAATYLVRAGRHPLVFEKNIPGGLLLNAHSVENYLGFPYGIKGSELVDLFLQQFIRIGGTLHPAEVCCISKLNDHFSIQTKTTHYTADVVILASGTIPKKITIPGSENLEGTKLFYDVYFLLKNNNLTKKRILVLGGGDAAFDYSLSLYEAGAQVSLLLRSEPKALGILQQRVCEKGIPLFTKHQPQEILVQNHELILTCTHQHKTFDFVADFIVVAYGRIPNSGFLTSELQTAFQITSAFPATTISGLYVAGDVARMTHRQVGIAVGDGIHAAMHALEYLDTRKGC